From the genome of Lotus japonicus ecotype B-129 chromosome 6, LjGifu_v1.2, one region includes:
- the LOC130725292 gene encoding uncharacterized protein LOC130725292 yields the protein MCRVRGRPRREEVRCEQPEQSTPPTPSPPPPPPSPTLPFPSPTASPERQDSQEVSGDGPPLPQAPIADGGWRRLTRNIDDIRQRNDYLQEQLEYYLLERQDEGEREAEAVAEFEPFSAVVREVAIPDNMKSLALEAYSGGTDPKDHLLYFSAKMVISVASDAMKCRMFPSTFKGTTMAWFTTLPRGSIAKFSDFSSKFLVQFSASKIKQVTIDDMFNVRQLERETLKQYMKRYSAASIKIEELEPQACARAFKNGLLPGNMNSKLSRKPARSMTEIRARANAYILDEEDDAFKRKRARAEKVGGLRDMISSKRQGWKKEKSRTRRDKRVTQTEDLAKAQLYSKKEKLERRRPWQPVGPRRPEVAERDPNAELRKLLRKVKATHAVEGSSAGISSRRGAIGRAKWCEYHRSAGHDTGDCFTLKGEIGRLIRAGRSQMTNLGPGKGQQGRSRRDGHQRTLTTDEKETLTTRRKGPEETFDKDLKPLVGTVNTIVGGFGGGGDTPSARRRHARAVASVQEYVTSFGFRHPDIVISSADFQGIKTNRDDHVVIMVRINSFNVRRVLLDQGSSADIIYGDAFEQLGLTDRDLMPYTGTLVGFSGERVWVRGYLDLDTIFGIDENAKLLRVRYLVWLWRHTMSSSSGTL from the coding sequence ATGTGTCGTGTACGAGGAAGGCCGCGCCGAGAAGAGGTTCGTTGCGAACAACCTGAGCAATCGACTCCTCCTACGCCTTcaccgcctcctcctcctccttctccgacgcTTCCGTTTCCCTCTCCAACGGCCTCACCAGAGCGACAGGATTCCCAAGAAGTCTCAGGGGATGGACCACCGCTACCTCAGGCTCCAATCGCTGACGGAGGTTGGAGGCGCCTGACTCGCAACATTGATGACATACGACAGCGGAATGATTACTTGCAGGAACAGTTGGAATATTATCTCCTCGAGCGACAAGACGAAGGAGAACGAGAAGCAGAGGCGGTCGCAGAGTTCGAACCGTTCTCTGCGGTAGTGAGGGAAGTGGCCATCCCAGACAACATGAAGAGCCTTGCTCTGGAAGCGTACAGTGGAGGAACtgatccaaaggaccatttacTTTACTTCAGTGCGAAAATGGTGATAAGCGTAGCTTCCGATGCgatgaagtgcaggatgtttccatccaCATTCAAAGGCACAACAATGgcttggttcacgactttgcctCGGGGGTCCATAGCGAAATTCAGTGATTTCTCGTCCAAGTTCCTCGTCCAATTCTCCGCGAGCAAGATCAAGCAGGTTACAATCGACGATATGTTCAATGTCCGTCAGTTGGAGCGAGAAACCTTGAAGCAATATATGAAGCGGTATAGTGCTGCATCTATAAAGATCGAGGAGTTGGAGCCACAGGCCTGCGCCCGCGCCTTCAAAAATGGACTGTTGCCGGGAAATATGAATAGCAAGTTGAGTAGAAAGCCAGCCCGCTCGATGACGGAAATACGAGCCCGGGCGAACGCCTACATCCtggatgaggaggacgacgcgtTTAAGAGAAAGCGGGCGAGGGCGGAAAAGGTTGGCGGGCTAAGGGACATGATATCGTCGAAGAGACAAGGGTGGAAAAAGGAAAAGAGCCGTACGCGGAGGGATAAGAGGGTCACCCAAACAGAAGACCTCGCCAAGGCGCAACTTTAttcgaaaaaagaaaaactcgAGCGTCGCCGCCCATGGCAACCCGTTGGCCCTCGCCGGCCTGAAGTGGCAGAGAGGGACCCGAATGCGGAATTGAGGAAGCTGCTCCGGAAGGTCAAGGCGACACATGCGGTTGAAGGAAGTAGCGCAGGAATTAGTTCGCGACGGGGGGCGATAGGTAGAGCTAAATGGTGCGAGTATCACCGCTCGGCGGGACACGACACTGGCGACTGTTTCACGTTGAAGGGAGAGATCGGGAGATTGATCAGGGCAGGACGATCGCAAATGACTAACCTCGGGCCAGGCAAAGGCCAACAGGGCAGGTCCAGGCGGGACGGCCACCAACGAACGCTAACAACAGATGAGAAAGAAACCTTGACGACAAGGAGGAAGGGACCTGAAGAAACCTTCGACAAGGATCTCAAACCACTAGTGGGGACGGTGAATACAATCGTCGGGGGTTTCGGTGGAGGCGGAGACACACCCTCGGCAAGGCGTAGGCATGCAAGGGCGGTAGCATCAGTGCAAGAGTATGTGACCTCGTTCGGTTTTCGGCATCCGGACATAGTGATATCATCAGCGGACTTCCAGGGAATTAAGACAAATAGGGATGATCATGTGGTAATAATGGTAAGGATCAATAGCTTTAATGTGCGAAGAGTACTTCTGGACCAAGGAAGTTCTGCGGATATTATTTACGGCGATGCGTTCGAGCAATTGGGACTAACGGATAGGGACCTGATGCCGTACACTGGGACTCTGGTAGGTTTCTCGGGGGAGCGGGTCTGGGTGCGCGGATACCTAGATTTAGACACGATCTTTGGAATAGACGAGAACGCCAAGCTTCTGCGTGTAAGGTATTTGGTATGGTTGTGGCgtcatacaatgtcatcatcgaGCGGAACACTCTAA
- the LOC130725293 gene encoding aspartic proteinase CDR1-like has translation MSPYSSIALLMLCIFGVCLTESLSNGFSVELIHRDSVKSPFYRPAETHFLRVSNVVRRSFKGASPFRKTSSRTNTIESDVIPTTFGDYIMSFSIGTPPFEVYGTLDTGSDVVWIPCKPCKSCDERIKPLIFYPSESKTYKTFPCSSTTCQSLKYYTTCSSSSGTCGYRIEYMDQTKSQGDLSTDTVTMNTTNGSSVSFPSILIGCGQDITGIQHTRQAGFVGLRDGPLSFTTQLGSSMKRKFSYCMAPLSLAFNISSKLNFGDAAIVTGQGTVPTPLILKPDYTLTLEAISVGDKRLDIGPSFGSSAENIIIDSGTTFTYLPNDFYNKLESIVADIVSLKRVAYPYPGHYLKSSLCFEGSLDTLKVPVITAHFRGADVTLNSFHTFRPMNNRVVCFSFASSKDFGINIFGNMAQQNFLVGYDLQKKIVSFKPTDCTKH, from the coding sequence ATGTCACCTTACTCATCCATtgctcttcttatgctttgcaTTTTCGGAGTTTGCCTCACTGAGTCTCTAAGTAATGGCTTCAGCGTTGAACTTATCCATCGTGACTCTGTAAAATCACCATTTTATCGTCCAGCAGAAACACACTTCTTACGAGTTTCCAATGTAGTGCGTCGTTCCTTCAAGGGTGCCAGTCCTTTTAGAAAAACTTCTTCCCGTACAAATACTATTGAATCAGATGTAATCCCAACCACATTTGGTGATTACATCATGAGTTTTTCAATTGGTACTCCACCGTTTGAGGTTTATGGTACTCTTGATACGGGAAGTGATGTTGTCTGGATTCCGTGCAAACCTTGTAAGTCATGTGATGAAAGAATCAAACCTTTAATTTTTTATCCTTCAGAATCCAAAACCTACAAAACCTTTCCTTGCTCCTCCACCACATGTCAATCTTTAAAATATTACACCACGTGCTCCTCTTCTTCAGGCACATGTGGATATAGAATAGAATATATGGATCAAACAAAGTCACAAGGAGATCTTAGTACAGATACGGTTACCATGAACACCACGAATGGCTCCTCTGTCTCATTTCCTAGCATCTTGATTGGATGTGGACAGGACATAACTGGGATTCAACATACAAGACAAGCTGGCTTTGTTGGCCTCAGAGACGGACCTTTGTCTTTCACAACTCAATTGGGTTCTTCCATGAAAAGAAAGTTCTCCTATTGTATGGCGCCTTTATCTTTGGCGTTTAATATCTCAAGTAAACTAAATTTTGGTGATGCTGCTATTGTTACTGGACAGGGGACTGTCCCAACGCCCCTAATCCTAAAACCCGACTATACACTAACATTGGAAGCAATTAGTGTGGGAGATAAGAGACTTGATATAGGGCCCTCCTTTGGGTCTAGCGCAGAAAATATCATAATCGACTCTGGCACAACATTTACATATTTGCCCAATGATTTCTACAACAAGTTGGAATCAATAGTGGCTGATATTGTAAGTTTAAAGCGTGTTGCATATCCATATCCAGGTCACTATTTGAAATCAAGCCTATGCTTCGAAGGCTCACTAGACACATTGAAGGTTCCTGTTATCACTGCACATTTTAGAGGTGCTGATGTCACGTTAAATTCTTTCCATACTTTTCGTCCAATGAATAATCGAGTTGTGTGCTTTAGTTTTGCCTCGTCTAAAGATTTTGGGATTAATATCTTTGGGAACATGGCGCAACAGAACTTTTTGGTTGGCTACGACTTGCAAAAGAAAATTGTCTCCTTTAAGCCCACAGACTGCACAAAGCACTGA